One window of Eulemur rufifrons isolate Redbay chromosome 25, OSU_ERuf_1, whole genome shotgun sequence genomic DNA carries:
- the TUBAL3 gene encoding tubulin alpha chain-like 3: protein MQTTKECLSIHVGQAGVQIGDACWELYCLEHGIQPDGIILDRRQDPLENAQTEQVNVSFDTFFCETRAGKHVPRALFVDLEPTVVDGIRTGRHRSLFHPEQLVSGKEDAANNYARGRYSVGSGLIDRVLERTRKLAKQCSGLQGFLIFRSFGGGTGSGFASLLLERLSQEYGRKTRLEFSVFPAPRVATAVVEPYNAVLTTHSTLEHADCTFLVDNDAVYDMCHRQLGVERPSYASINRLMVQAVSAITASLRFQGPLTVDLIEFQTNLVPYPRIHFPVTSFAPVVSADRAFHEQLSVKDITAACFEPSSHLVRCDPRRGRYMACCLLYRGDVVPKEVNAAIAAVKSRNSVRFVDWCPTGFKVGINPQLPAVAPGGDLAGVRRAVCTLSSSTAIAEAWAHLDHRFDLMFAKRAFLHWYLREGMEEGEFSEAREDLAALEQDYQEAGQSVSRKQGWWQ from the exons ATGCAGACGACG AAGGAGTGCCTTTCCATCCACGTTGGTCAGGCTGGCGTCCAGATCGGGGACGCTTGCTGGGAACTCTATTGCCTGGAACATGGAATCCAGCCAGACGGCATCATCCTCGACAGGAGACAGGATCCGCTGGAAAATGCTCAAACAGAACAAGTGAACGTGTCTTTCGATACCTTCTTTTGCGAGACGAGAGCTGGGAAGCACGTGCCCAGGGCACTCTTTGTGGACTTGGAACCAACCGTTGTag ACGGGATCCGCACCGGGAGGCACCGCTCCCTCTTCCACCCCGAGCAGCTCGTCAGCGGCAAGGAGGACGCTGCCAACAACTACGCCCGGGGCCGCTACTCGGTGGGCTCCGGGCTCATCGACCGCGTGCTGGAGAGGACCCGGAAGCTGGCAA AACAGTGCAGCGGGCTTCAGGGCTTTTTGATTTTTCGAAGCTTTGGAGGAGGCACCGGGTCGGGCTTCGCGTCCCTGTTGCTGGAGCGGCTGTCGCAGGAGTACGGCAGGAAGACGAGGCTGGAGTTCTCCGTCTTCCCGGCCCCCAGGGTCGCCACGGCGGTGGTGGAGCCGTACAACGCCGTCCTCACCACGCACTCCACCCTGGAGCACGCGGACTGCACCTTCCTGGTGGACAATGACGCCGTCTACGACATGTGCCACCGCCAGCTGGGCGTCGAGCGCCCCTCGTACGCCAGCATCAACAGACTGATGGTCCAGGCGGTGTCTGCCATCACCGCGTCCCTCCGGTTTCAGGGGCCCTTGACCGTGGACCTAAtcgagttccagaccaacctggtGCCTTACCCGAGAATACACTTCCCGGTGACATCCTTCGCCCCCGTCGTGTCCGCAGACAGGGCCTTCCACGAGCAGCTCTCCGTCAAGGACATCACCGCCGCCTGCTTCGAGCCCTCCAGCCACCTGGTCAGGTGTGACCCTCGGCGCGGGAGGTACATGGCCTGCTGCCTGCTCTACCGAGGGGACGTGGTCCCCAAAGAGGTGAACGCCGCCATCGCAGCCGTGAAGTCCAGGAACTCTGTCCGGTTCGTGGATTGGTGTCCGACTGGCTTCAAGGTGGGCATCaacccccagctgcccgcggtgGCGCCGGGAGGGGACCTGGCCGGGGTGCGGCGGGCCGTGTGCACACTGAGCAGCAGCACGGCCATCGCGGAGGCCTGGGCCCACCTGGACCACAGGTTCGACCTCATGTTCGCCAAGAGGGCGTTTCTGCACTGGTACCTCAGGGAGGGCATGGAGGAGGGCGAGTTCTCCGAGGCCCGGGAGGACCTGGCCGCCCTGGAGCAGGATTACCAGGAGGCGGGGCAGAGTGTGTCCCGCAAGCAGGGCTGGTGGCAGTGA
- the UCN3 gene encoding urocortin-3 → MLVQIRFLLPLLLLLGGPRTGLPHKVHKAEPVLSCLNTALSEAKESRLEAVSLLGKRSSLYLQGQGPSSGEKEEEEEDKEKRIFSVSGGRGGAGSPRYKYLSQAQLKGKLYQDKAKSDRRTKFTLSLDVPTNIMNILFNIAKAKNLQAKAAANAHLMAQVGRKK, encoded by the coding sequence ATGCTGGTGCAGATCCGcttcctgctgcccctgctgctgctcctcGGGGGCCCCCGGACAGGCCTCCCCCACAAGGTCCACAAGGCCGAGCCCGTCCTCAGCTGCCTCAACACCGCCCTGTCTGAGGCCAAGGAGAGCCGGCTGGAGGCCGTGTCCCTGCTGGGCAAGAGGAGCTCCCTCTACCTGCAGGGCCAAGGCCCGTCTtcaggagagaaggaggaggaggaggaggacaaggaGAAAAGgattttctctgtctctgggggcaggggtggggccggGAGCCCCCGGTACAAATACCTGTCCCAGGCACAGCTCAAGGGGAAGCTGTACCAGGACAAGGCCAAGAGTGACCGGCGCACCAAGTTCACTCTGTCCCTCGATGTTCCCACCAACATCATGAACATCCTCTTCAACATCGCCAAGGCCAAGAACTTGCAAGCCAAGGCAGCCGCCAACGCCCACCTGATGGCGCAGGTTGGGCGGAAGAAGTAG